Proteins from a genomic interval of Rhipicephalus microplus isolate Deutch F79 chromosome 6, USDA_Rmic, whole genome shotgun sequence:
- the LOC119168210 gene encoding mitochondrial ribonuclease P catalytic subunit-like → MAAAAWRRCFARLASAACARKTAASQHGVARRADELYAKVVEYAAGRPLAPSDWERFERQHNPDMRPPFRGQLMSCLASRREHEMAHSLLEYAEGVAGGVTRTMLGHYLALCSTEQRADACLRRILESSGGLLDSQTRNLVVKSLCQTPLWKRAMELLDEPEAAPEPINAAAVACFQHHDFSAAWGCLERLRRSQQPLRIFPSTMEACLEAARTLAQSGDHHVEGRQLVDHLLAYLATGSHGPLPTSLALNVSSFYKDTAQPGWSSGPAKISRAGLCNRCNRQLEMHGLSDTEWEELRRGVMERCLVGDDPYLGSNPRELAKFRDFLERAPAYDVVLDGLNIALAKGSASQRDRAQQLLKAVHHYAVNEKQTVLLVGRKHMLQWPAEIMDRVWKHCLRYLANDTSHDDPFVLYAALHGGPGTQVVSRDLMRQHLSRLSNPRLQELFTSWQQTHQVEWRGAPASTMVSHKVTVQGSSTDGWHIPHAEANGTVATIAEVQWLCISPAAILRSSKSG, encoded by the exons ATGGCGGCGGCGGCGTGGCGCCGGTGTTTCGCACGGCTGGCGTCCGCCGCGTGCGCTAGGAAGACGGCGGCGTCCCAGCACGGCGTCGCCCGAAGGGCCGACGAGCTTTACGCGAAAGTCGTCGAGTACGCGGCCGGTCGGCCGCTGGCTCCGAGCGACTGGGAGCGTTTCGAGCGGCAGCACAACCCGGACATGCGGCCTCCGTTCCGCGGCCAGCTCATGAGTTGCCTGGCCTCGAGGAGAGAGCACGAGATGGCCCACTCGCTGCTTGAGTATGCGGAAGGCGTCGCCGGCGGTGTGACGCGCACGATGCTCGGCCACTACCTGGCGCTCTGCTCGACCGAACAGCGAGCGGACGCCTGTTTGCGCAGAATTCTCGAGTCAAG TGGTGGCTTGCTGGACAGTCAAACACGAAATCTGGTAGTGAAGTCCCTCTGCCAAACTCCTCTATGGAAAAGAGCCATGGAGCTCCTCGACGAGCCCGAGGCAGCTCCCGAACCAATCAATGCAGCGGCAGTCGCATGCTTTCAGCACCACGACTTCTCTGCAGCATGGGGCTGTCTCGAGCGTCTGCGGCGCTCGCAACAGCCCCTTCGCATCTTCCCTTCCACAATGGAGGCTTGCCTTGAAGCTGCTCGCACGTTGGCACAGAGCGGCGACCACCACGTCGAGGGACGTCAACTCGTCGACCATCTCTTGGCGTACTTAGCCACTGGTAGCCATGGTCCCCTTCCCACATCGCTAGCACTGAACGTGTCCAGCTTCTACAAGGA TACGGCTCAGCCCGGTTGGAGCAGTGGACCTGCCAAAATTTCAAG GGCCGGCCTCTGCAACCGGTGCAACCGCCAGCTCGAGATGCACGGTCTCAGCGACACAGAGTGGGAGGAGCTGCGTCGAGGAGTCATGGAACGGTGCCTGGTGGGTGACGACCCCTACCTGGGCAGCAACCCTCGAGAGTTGGCCAAGTTCCGGGACTTCTTGGAGCGTGCTCCTGCCTACGATGTGGTCTTGGACGGACTCAATATTGCACTCGCCAAGGGAAGTGCCAGCCAGAGGGACAGAGCTCAGCAG TTGCTGAAGGCAGTGCACCACTACGCCGTTAATGAGAAACAAACCGTGCTGCTAGTGGGACGCAAGCACATGCTCCAGTGGCCTGCCGAAATTATGGACAGAGTTTGGAAGCACTGCCTCCGATACCTGGCCAATGACAC GTCGCACGACGACCCATTCGTGTTGTACGCAGCACTCCACGGTGGACCAGGCACACAGGTCGTGTCGCGCGACCTCATGCGACAGCACCTGTCCCGTCTCAGCAATCCGAGGCTTCAGGAGCTGTTCACCTCCTGGCAACAGACGCACCAGGTGGAATGGAGGGGTGCACCTGCATCCACGATGGTGTCACACAAAGTGACAGTGCAGGGGAGCTCCACCGACGGATGGCACATTCCGCACGCAGAGGCAAATGGCACAGTAGCAACTATCGCTGAGGTGCAGTGGCTTTGCATCTCTCCTGCCGCCATCCTTCGATCGTCCAAGTCGGGTTAG